TATTAAATGAGTAAGAAAAATTCCGCCCCGCGTACTCCCTGCATTTTCAATAACTCGCTAGGCCCGAAGTCGCCGCACGCATAGCGTCTAACGATTTTCTGAACAGAGCTTTCTTTAAATGCATCAGAAAAGAAGGTTCCTTGActttatcttttatattataaaacaaaaattaattgacaTTTCTATGTATGACATGTGTCCtctactattttaaaataaaattaatgattttattttttgttaacaaatgaataaatgaaaaaaaaaaagatttttagtttctttttaacacAACCATTTCCCTCTTTATACTCTCTCACGATCATCACCTTTCTTTTGCTTCTGCATAAACTGTAAACTGGTAATTCTAAGTTATAAGCAATTGCTAAATAAAAATGGcagctaattttttttatgccaCCTCCGttctaaactcttttcatttaATGATCTGCCAAATGTTTTGAATCGTTTTTTGAATGTGTTGTGTCAACATATTTTGTTGCTAGTTATTTTgaagaatattttcaaatttctcatttatttcgagagtttttacCGTTTTGTTGCTTTAGGAAAAATGacaaacaattataaaatctgaaagtttttaaattgtatttaattatttttatagatttatagtTGATGTAATGTCTTTAGCCTTTAGTTTGATCGTAAATTGtggttcaatattttttaaattcatcACCAGATCCATGAATTGCCACTAAATCACACTATTTTGTTCCTTTGAAAATAGAAATGCATGTTTTCTATTATAGTGACACATTTTGAACAAACATTCTGGTATGAATACTTTTAACAATGATTTTGTCCATACATAATATGGGCAATAATACTAGTTTGTGATAAACCCGGAAAAAGTACCAGGACAAgacgaaatggtgctatggttTACTAGCTATTTATTCTAACCGGGCCCACTTAGTGGGTCTTTAggcttgttttgttttgttttgttattaatttgCGTTTAACTATAacttcgaaaaaaaaaatatgaaaaatttttaggaaaaaatgtttttgggggtcttttgttttttttcaaatgtacagctggaaaagaaaagtaaaacaacaaaacaattaaAGCCAAATACGTACAAGTGCGCCCGGTTTAGCCGGTAACCAATAACACCACGGTGGAATAGTCGTATATGATTATCATAATACGAAACTGACGTAATTTACACGATCGAGTAATAAGTTTAGTAGATGAAATTCCAAATTTCAAAGAATGTAGTAAAACGAGTCCATTAtcaatatcatcatcatcagtgtCGTGTTGTGTCCTTGTCAAACTCACGTAACATgcatcttcttttttcttttctttttttgtaactgaaacaTGCATCTTCTTTTCCTGCTTAACTTTTCTTTTAGGTTCAAATAAAAAGGAGAGACtggaaggaaggaaggaaggaaggaaggaaggaaggaagagagagagagatcaagaaAAATTAAGAAGACTGAGAAAAGATTCCTTAGCCTCCAAAGATTCCCTTATCCAAAAAAATCATAACAATGACATCTCTCTTCTCTAAACCTCGAGCTCTCACTTCTCTAGTCTCCCACTTTAAAACGTACCGTCCGATCACCGGAAAACTCCATGTGGCCACCTTGACGCTTCTCCTCTTCCTTGTAGCAGCCGCTGTTGCCGTCACTTCCTCTCTATGGCTTAGTAAGGtataattatttaagaaaataaccTTAAGAATAACGTTATCAAGAAAATtaacataatcttttttttgttaatcaaaGACGACAAAACAATTTGATCGACCGACATTAGTCACAACAAAACCGGTACCGGAGCTAGAATCACCGCAGAAAACCGGGGTATTGGTAAATTGCACAAGTTTATTGAACCAAAACCGGTCTGGTTCTTGCTCAAGAACATTTCTATGGCTAAACAAGGTAATTATTGTTGAGATCTTCTCATTGCGTGattaaaaattcaattatttttcaattaattgaatttttaattgtttaccACAGACAAAATCATATAATCCACCGacaataataacaacaaaaccGGTTCACGCACCTGTACCAGTACCAGAGAAGAAATCAACGAAGAAAACCAGAATCTCGGTAGATTGCACAAGTTTCTTGAATCAAAACCGGTCCGGTTCTTGCTCGAGAACAGCTCAACCCGGTTATAATAATAACCAAACCGAATCGAACCGGGCATGTCCTGATTACTTCAAGTGGATCCACGAGGATCTAAAGCCATGGAGAGAGACGGGGATAACAAGAGAAATGGTGGAACGAGGACAAACGACAGCGCATTTCCGGTTACTCATAGTAAACGGCAAGGTGTTCGTAGAAAACTACAAAAAGTCGATACAAACTAGAGACGCGTTCACACTGTGGGGGATTCTTCAGCTGCTGAGAAAGTATCCAGGGAAGTTGCCTGACGTGGATCTCATGTTTGACTGTGATGATCGGCCGGTCATTAGATCGGACGGTTACGATACATTTAATCTTACAGCTGAAAATGCACCACCTGTGTTATTTAGATACGGCGGAGATAGATGGACGGCGGATATCGTCTTTCCAGACTGGTCATTCTGGGGATGGTACGTACTGGAATATATCTCTACActatctctctttttcttcttttgttttctttgtctgAAGCGTGTATGGTTGTTAACGTACACTTGTCCCCACTTGATCACATGCCGCAAAAAAAGTCCTAGTTCTCCAGTTTTTGTATATAGTAATTTAAGAGATTTAAAGTGTTCGAAAAGGTAAGAATTAAATGATAGTACTCTCCACTCAATGTCACTATTAGTTAAGTGGTACTGGTTGTAGCTTATTTATCCCTATTTATGCTTTGAATAAGTGATTAGCTAAAGtaactttagtttctatataATTCAATCTTTACAGCAAAACATGAAGTGAATAGTTCTAAAATCTCGTTGGTAATTCCATATTAaactttgaaatatttttttgtatcgaatatcatatttgtttgcgactgatgatttatttgcatagttgaaaatttaataaatttcaaattaaaaaaaaaaagtaattggaTTAAATTGGTGGATGAAGGCAAGAGATAAACATAAAACCATGGAGCAAAGTGTTGAAAGAAATGGAAgaaggaaagaagaagaagaagtttatGGAGAGAGAATCTTATGCATATTGGAAAGGGAATCCTTTTGTTGCATCTCCTTCAAGAGAAGATCTTCTTACTTGCAATTTATCCTCACAACATGATTGGAATGCTAGAATTTTCATTCaggtatacatatatatatatatacgtacgAACATAAGCTTACACAGAGCCGTGCTCACCTTATTAATTTTGGGGCATTGGCCTCAGGCTCCCTCTCACATTAGTTCATTTTGGAGCTTCTATATTCATAAATCATATAATCAATATATGATAATATgataaaaactataattatcTCTTAATACTTTTCAATAATATGATCATTTTTTCTTAGTTATTgtgaatattaattttattgtatattttttattttgaatgtcGAAAACATTTTCCTGCATATAGTTTGAATTTGTATATACAATTTTCAGTTGTAACCAAAATATAACTTTTGCCATTAATTTTCGTAagattaatttttcttaaaaataattttaaaatataagttaagaaaacaatttattttctggttcgtattaaaaaaattaatacgtatatttgatataaaataaattatttttgtcttGGCCTCCTACTAGCCTTCGCACGGCACTGAGCTTAtagaagcatatatatatatatatatatgcttgaaCATATGCTTCTTCGTACGTATAACCATATTTCATCTATTAATCTTTCCATGAGgtatataaaaatgaatttgtgagcaattttttatttgtgtttacaCAGGATTGGATATCAGAAGGGCAAAAAGGTTTTGAGAATTCAAATGTAGCAGATCAATGCACTTACAGGTTAGTACTAGTCTGTACTTTTTGCCTCATATAGTACCAATGTCTAATTTaaggtttatatatatgttgaattTAATTATTGGGATAATAAGCTGTGCAggtacaagatatatatagaaGGGTATGGATGGTCAGTGAGTGAGAAATACATATTAGCGTGTGACTCAGTCACGTTGATGGTTAAACCTTATTACTATGATTTCTTCTCAagaactcttcaacctctccaACACTATTGGCCCATTAATGATAAGAATAAATGTAGATCCATCAAATTTGCTGTTGACTGGCTTAATAATCACACTCAAAAGGTATCATTGTCAAATCTTTTTGTGTCTAGATAATCTTTCTTACATGATGACACCAACTACACCTTGAAAAGGATTTAGGTTAtagtaaaaaaaacatacatcgCCTAGTTTACAAAATgttaatgtaatatatatactcGAGCAATTAGTTTCGGTTTTGTGAGGAAAGTTTTTCATTTTAGTTCTCGAATATAGTCTATAAAATAGTTGTCTACACCTATAAGTTAATACTGTGATTAGATTAAATAAAGTACCAAAAACACATGTTGCGTAATACTTGAAAAGTTGGATCGTAATTATGTATGCATACTCTTTATTTATAATTGGTTGCAATGCAGGCTCAAGAGATTGGAAGGGGAGCAAGTGAGTTCATGCAAAGAGATCTATCAATGGAAAACGTGTATGATTACATGTTCCATTTGCTGAATGAATACTCAAAGCTTCTTAAGTTCAAGCCTCAAGTTTCCCAAAACAGTGTTGAAATCTGCACGGAAGCGATGGTGTGCCCTTCTGGAAATGCGAATGGGACTAATAAGAGGTTTTTGATGGGCTCTTTAGTCGATGAACCTCACATTTCAGGCCCATGTTCACTGCCTCCTCCTTTTGATCCCAACGGTCTCGAGAAGTTCCATAGGAAGAAATTGAATCTCATCCGGCAAGTTGAGAAATGGGAGCATGCTTACTGGAAAAACGTTCAATAAAATGATACTATCAAATAGTttgatatgattttattttagctTTTATTTATCGGATTACGTTAGATTTATGATATTTTGAGAAATATATCATTTATTCTTAGCATGGGTTGACCAATTTCCTAAACCTAAATCGAGTCCACATTGAAACCTGCTTAACTAATAGATAGTGTGTTAAtagcttttatttatatgtagtACATTATGATATTTACAAAATTGGATTTATGTTTTGCTATATAATTCTAGTTCATGTATTTAGATGTTCTTGGAGAGTAAGAGGGCTAAGCATGgaacggatccggatatccgaaaaaTTTAGGGTATCGGATTTGGATTTGTCGGATTCGTTAATTTTAATATCTGGATCCGGATTCGTGTCTTCCGGATATTCGTCTAGATATTATATTACCCGTAGATATACGGATccgaaaaaataattaaaaatatttttttatataaattactaattttttttaaataatacttaaatcaaatatttatttaagatttataaatatatatatatatatgaataatatttaaaaaataaaatgtaatattataaagctaatttatgtataaatattaaaatatcagatataaatatcaataaaatttaaaaatttaatatattttaaaaatacggatctcgatctaaaaattaagatatctggATCGGGATTCACTTTTGACGGATCCAAAATTTTTACTATCTGGATTCGGATTCAGATTCAGAAACTTCAGATATTCTATTTTCGGAGCGAATGTGAAGCGGATAATAATCCCATGCATAAAGAGGGCATGTGAGGCTATTGCGATATGATTATAGTTTGACGATGGGAAACTTAATAATCAATTTCATGTGAATAGTTAAAAGATGGGACAGTTCTAGTTAATAAGTTTGTTTTGCTGCCTTGACGaatacaaagtttttttttgacgaATACAAAGTTCATTCAGTATTAATCTTATAAGCATgattaattatttaacaattgaaactttttgattttaagaATAGCATCTCAAAGTAATAACCTTATGCGTTTTATCATCTACTAAGAGTATGATTGGTTTTCCCGTTACcatccgcaaacgcagcttttgcggttagtagcggttgttggcgttttgcaataatcatacaaaccgttctaaatcattttaaacctcataaattcaaagaTGGTTTCAGCTAgtgtttgcggttgcgggcggttgccggagaatatattttttttcttaaaaaaagaaaataaatacaataaaaatattcaataaaaattttaaattgaaattataaaaatactaaaatatatctattatattttaattaatattataaaataaataaaaattatataatttttaagaatttaaaattataaattttgtaaatataatttttatatttattataatattatgatttttgatattgttataattatataaaatataatattgttaatttattatttaattgctGCTGCATTTTGTATTTAACATGTTATAAGTATCTCGCAAACAcatcaatttctaaccgcataaTAAGTCGTACAAATTTCTTAAAACTACTTGAAACCATAATCAttcgcatccgcaaactcccatAACCataaccgcaaccgctgcgtttgaatcATCCAGAGTCTAAGTTCTAatcatttgtctttttttttacacacATAACTTGGCATTTCAAAAATAACGATAGGCATATTTACAAGGCATTAGATACCAACTTGGCTACCCTTTTAATTTGTTGCAACAAACAAACGTGTATCTCTCTTAGCCAATAagtaattagttttttttaacgtctgattaattatgttattataaTAATGAGAATGTTATATAGACGATTTTACAGCCGATAATTCTACCACCTTGTGAGAATATACGTATGACTGCATCACTCTGAATCGTCCTATAAGATCCATGTTCGATGGTACGTCATGCACCAAgctgaagatctcttgtaacCTATTTCTCCATAATCTGcataatttgatattttctaGGGTTTGAAGCCCACACTTCCAGAtgtaaaaacattaataaatttCTAGTCAAAACACTAGACCAAGGGGGCTTCCACTTAAGTAATTactttaaaacatcaaaaacaaataatctctccgttttaaaatattctatatgttaaacaaaactatttcaaacaaaactattttttatatttttattttctattagaTAATATAGTAAATTGTAAAAAAATCTGTGaatgtttattaaattttgattggattaaaaatatgaaaagaaattaatcacaaaataatatatttataacatagaTAGAAACTCCAAAACATACATTTTTAAATCGATAAAAGTAATAGAcgaatatgatatatatattatttttatcaactgaatatcatatatgttttttgtgTCAAACAGAGTAGTAATTATTATTGGTTGTCTCGTTATTAATGAATATTATAATGTTAGTTTGTTCATTTTCATTAAATAGTTGTTCCTACTCACGTGCACGGCGGTGAATATTTTTGAGTCAGATTTCTCTCATACAAAAAGTGATAGCATGCGAGTCCGTAAgatttaataaaatgtttttttttttaaagagaaaatgttaaaaacataatatctaGGTTgttggaaaataaataattttcctTACATAATACAGATTCCATACTTTGTTTTCAGTGATTGAAACTTACTATAAACTTACTATAAACTTACTATAAACTATGCTTGATATATCTTCGACGAAAATGTGTATAGtgtaaaaatatctaaaaattatacCGTATTACCTAGTATATAAGTTGCCCATTTAACAAAGTGGAGTATTCATGATGGTCCTTATCAATTTCCCTTAGTATATACTCAATGTTTGCTTGTAAGCATTGCGTGTGACGACTTGGAACCTAATTCATGTCCAAACACATAAGCATAATTATTATTTGTCATCTGTAAATGTATATTATGTTTAGTTAGAAAGTATTTATAGTAGATCATTTCAGCTAAAATCATgattaaaaactgaaaagaaaataaaaacgaataGATTAAACACATAAATAATAGAAACATCAAATGGCACGAAATTTAACTAGGCATTAGCCAACTTTTATATTCATCAGCGCACAAATGaaatatttactatattttCTGGCTGGTAAAGTGAATACTATCTACAGTAAATTTTAAAGGCAATATCCATCGAATCCTTATTCTGAATTTGTCCAACATTTATGTGTATGTTTAAACATTGATATATCTAACACGAGAAATATTAGAACCAAACAAATGGAACACGCATGGGTAATTTGTCCCATTATCTTGTTTGTTGCTCAATTTTATGAAGTTACAATCAGTTAGGGAGGGccaattatattatatatatatatattattacaaaaGAACTGTAATTAAATAAGAAACGTAGAATGTACTAGAAATAAACAAGGGGTTTGTTGGATCCATCTAAATTTTATAGTATGGCATTTTGTACCAAACGTTGGAAATATATGTTCTGTAACTTTGTTAGcaattaatagttattattttttatcaaaaataataattattaaattgatAGGGTTGTTGAGTGTTGAATTTCTTCTAGAccgtttatttatttatttccaaGCTTTGTTGTGTTA
The nucleotide sequence above comes from Brassica napus cultivar Da-Ae chromosome A9, Da-Ae, whole genome shotgun sequence. Encoded proteins:
- the LOC106450875 gene encoding O-glucosyltransferase rumi homolog, giving the protein MTSLFSKPRALTSLVSHFKTYRPITGKLHVATLTLLLFLVAAAVAVTSSLWLSKTTKQFDRPTLVTTKPVPELESPQKTGVLVNCTSLLNQNRSGSCSRTFLWLNKTKSYNPPTIITTKPVHAPVPVPEKKSTKKTRISVDCTSFLNQNRSGSCSRTAQPGYNNNQTESNRACPDYFKWIHEDLKPWRETGITREMVERGQTTAHFRLLIVNGKVFVENYKKSIQTRDAFTLWGILQLLRKYPGKLPDVDLMFDCDDRPVIRSDGYDTFNLTAENAPPVLFRYGGDRWTADIVFPDWSFWGWQEINIKPWSKVLKEMEEGKKKKKFMERESYAYWKGNPFVASPSREDLLTCNLSSQHDWNARIFIQDWISEGQKGFENSNVADQCTYRYKIYIEGYGWSVSEKYILACDSVTLMVKPYYYDFFSRTLQPLQHYWPINDKNKCRSIKFAVDWLNNHTQKAQEIGRGASEFMQRDLSMENVYDYMFHLLNEYSKLLKFKPQVSQNSVEICTEAMVCPSGNANGTNKRFLMGSLVDEPHISGPCSLPPPFDPNGLEKFHRKKLNLIRQVEKWEHAYWKNVQ